From a region of the Myroides sp. JBRI-B21084 genome:
- a CDS encoding pirin family protein encodes MSNIDFIFEEKAADIGNFLVGRLLPFKQKRAIGPFVFIDHMGPATMNADENLDVPPHPHIGLSTLTFLFEGAIAHKDSLGNDIVIEPGAVNWMTAGKGVVHSERTPNYLRNKTKKIHGLQIWIALPKHLEDMEPDFVHIDANDLPVWKEEDLDFKLIAGEFEDKKSGVPVYSKLYMIEIKANKTQTVHLKDRLYGESGLYILEGSIKHQDTEFSAKQILITKDAHLCAFEILAGSTVYLFGGEPFPEERFIYWNFVSTSRKKIDEAKLKWQAQEFAKVPGETDFVPLPVDSFKKP; translated from the coding sequence ATGTCGAATATAGATTTTATTTTTGAAGAAAAAGCTGCCGATATTGGCAATTTTTTGGTTGGCAGATTATTGCCTTTTAAGCAAAAACGTGCAATTGGCCCTTTTGTTTTTATTGATCATATGGGACCTGCAACCATGAATGCCGATGAAAATTTAGACGTACCGCCGCATCCACACATAGGTTTGTCTACCTTAACTTTTTTGTTTGAAGGGGCAATAGCGCATAAAGACAGTTTAGGTAATGATATTGTCATTGAACCCGGTGCTGTAAATTGGATGACTGCTGGCAAAGGTGTGGTACATTCTGAAAGAACACCGAATTATTTACGTAACAAAACCAAAAAAATACACGGTTTACAAATTTGGATTGCGTTGCCAAAGCATTTAGAAGATATGGAACCTGATTTTGTACATATTGATGCGAACGATTTACCCGTTTGGAAAGAAGAAGATTTAGATTTTAAACTGATTGCGGGTGAGTTTGAAGATAAAAAATCGGGGGTGCCTGTTTACAGTAAGTTGTATATGATTGAAATAAAGGCGAATAAAACACAAACCGTTCATTTAAAAGATAGATTGTACGGCGAAAGTGGTTTGTATATTTTAGAAGGAAGTATTAAGCACCAAGATACAGAGTTTAGTGCTAAGCAAATTTTAATTACTAAAGATGCGCATTTGTGCGCGTTTGAAATTTTGGCAGGTTCAACCGTTTACTTGTTTGGTGGGGAACCTTTCCCTGAAGAACGTTTTATTTACTGGAATTTTGTTTCAACATCACGCAAAAAAATTGATGAAGCAAAGCTAAAATGGCAAGCACAAGAATTTGCAAAAGTTCCTGGAGAAACCGATTTTGTTCCGTTGCCTGTTGATTCTTTTAAAAAACCTTAA
- a CDS encoding C10 family peptidase, which yields MKHAKHKQAKGIPNVDENNLEEVQTLVNENNQPVMYVFNLKENNGFVVLSASTLEKPILAYANKGSFDLGSINGHGGVDDWLLTKYLKINGLEATGSPASEGIVQQWNAVRVNIGVGLTDPNGNPIYLEPAVLLSQSAETYGPLLNNIAWNQSNTTTKVMYNNDVRFYGGCTAGTAPVGYVAVAMGQIMKYYNHPNIFNISTMYPFITNNAPFSYTSQPAFDIASFLAHIGASVQMKYNCEFAEAYTQKACDAFNNVYNFTTSGVVGIDLNVVKNNIIAGKPVYLAGYRVMEVVVVSKPLKIFGMSIGKTKTKNSYDEGHAWVTDGYERIVGAYFNPNNNTNFTATMANHLHMNWGWGGSRNGWYDYDSWTDIDGIVINSVQFIYNQHMIANITPN from the coding sequence ATTAAGCATGCTAAACATAAACAAGCAAAGGGTATACCAAATGTAGATGAAAATAATTTAGAGGAAGTACAAACACTTGTAAACGAAAATAATCAACCCGTTATGTACGTTTTTAATCTTAAAGAAAATAATGGTTTTGTTGTTCTTTCAGCTTCTACATTAGAAAAACCTATTTTAGCTTATGCAAATAAAGGTAGTTTTGATTTAGGTTCTATTAACGGACATGGTGGTGTTGATGATTGGTTATTAACAAAATATCTAAAAATAAACGGTTTAGAAGCAACTGGAAGTCCTGCTAGTGAGGGTATTGTGCAACAATGGAATGCTGTAAGGGTAAATATTGGTGTGGGGTTAACAGATCCTAATGGGAATCCAATATATTTAGAGCCTGCAGTTTTGTTAAGTCAATCTGCTGAAACATATGGTCCTTTGTTGAATAATATCGCTTGGAATCAAAGTAATACTACCACAAAAGTAATGTATAATAATGATGTGCGTTTTTACGGTGGCTGTACTGCTGGTACTGCTCCTGTTGGCTATGTAGCTGTAGCAATGGGGCAAATAATGAAATACTATAACCACCCCAATATTTTTAACATTAGTACAATGTATCCATTTATCACAAATAATGCCCCTTTTTCATATACAAGTCAACCTGCCTTTGATATTGCTTCTTTTTTAGCACATATTGGCGCAAGTGTGCAAATGAAATATAATTGCGAATTTGCCGAAGCATATACTCAAAAGGCATGTGATGCCTTTAATAACGTTTATAATTTTACAACAAGTGGTGTAGTGGGTATAGATTTAAATGTTGTTAAAAATAATATTATAGCAGGAAAACCTGTTTATTTAGCGGGTTACAGAGTAATGGAAGTGGTCGTGGTAAGTAAGCCTTTAAAAATTTTTGGTATGTCTATAGGAAAAACAAAAACAAAAAATTCGTATGATGAAGGACACGCTTGGGTAACAGATGGTTATGAAAGAATTGTAGGTGCCTATTTTAACCCTAATAACAATACAAATTTTACAGCTACCATGGCAAACCATTTACACATGAATTGGGGTTGGGGTGGTTCTAGAAATGGTTGGTACGATTATGACTCTTGGACAGATATAGACGGAATCGTTATTAATAGTGTACAGTTTATTTATAACCAACATATGATTGCAAATATAACTCCAAACTAA
- the lepA gene encoding translation elongation factor 4 — translation MKNIRNFCIIAHIDHGKSTLADRLLDATQTVTAREAQAQLLDNMDLERERGITIKSHAIQMEYKYKGETYILNLIDTPGHVDFSYEVSRSIAACEGALLIVDAAQSIQAQTISNLYLALEHDLEIIPVLNKVDLPSANPEEVSDDIVDLLGCKIEDIIHASGKTGFGVENILEAVIERIPAPKGNVDEPLQALIFDSHYNPFRGIEVIFRVINGEIKKNQKIKFMATGNEYFADEIGTLKLNQVPKQKISAGDVGYLISGIKEAKEVKVGDTVTDAANPTTKAISGFEDVKPMVFAGIYPVDTEDYEDLRASMEKLQLNDASLVFQAESSAALGFGFRCGFLGMLHMEIIQERLEREFNMTVITTVPNVSYFAYTKKDPDTALIVNNPSDLPEPSKLDRVEEPFIKATIITKSDFVGQVMSLCIEKRGQITNQTYLTESRVELNFDMPLAEIVFDFYDRLKTVSKGYASFDYHPIGMRQSKLVRLDVLLNAQNVDALSALIHEDNAYHIGKKMCEKLRELIPRQQFDIPIQAAIGAKIIARETIKALRKDVTAKCYGGDISRKRKLLEKQKAGKKRMRQVGNVEIPQSAFMAVLKLND, via the coding sequence ATGAAAAACATTAGAAACTTTTGTATTATAGCCCATATTGACCACGGAAAAAGTACCTTGGCCGATCGTTTGTTAGATGCTACGCAAACAGTAACCGCACGTGAAGCACAGGCGCAACTTTTAGATAATATGGATTTAGAGCGTGAACGTGGTATTACCATTAAAAGTCACGCTATACAAATGGAATACAAATATAAAGGCGAAACCTATATTTTAAACTTAATTGACACCCCAGGACACGTTGATTTTTCGTACGAAGTTTCACGTTCTATTGCAGCATGCGAAGGGGCTTTGTTAATTGTTGATGCAGCGCAAAGTATTCAAGCACAAACTATTTCAAACCTTTATTTAGCTTTAGAGCACGATTTAGAAATTATTCCGGTATTAAATAAGGTTGATTTACCAAGTGCTAACCCTGAAGAAGTTAGCGATGATATTGTAGATTTATTAGGTTGTAAAATTGAAGATATTATACATGCATCGGGTAAAACGGGTTTTGGGGTAGAAAATATTTTAGAAGCGGTTATTGAGCGTATTCCTGCTCCAAAAGGCAACGTTGATGAACCTTTGCAAGCCTTAATTTTTGATTCTCATTACAATCCTTTCCGTGGAATTGAAGTTATTTTTAGAGTAATAAATGGCGAAATTAAAAAGAATCAGAAAATTAAATTCATGGCAACCGGCAATGAATATTTTGCCGATGAAATAGGTACTTTAAAATTAAACCAAGTTCCTAAGCAAAAAATTTCGGCAGGTGATGTTGGTTATTTAATTTCTGGAATTAAAGAAGCAAAAGAAGTAAAAGTAGGTGATACAGTAACCGATGCTGCAAACCCTACCACAAAGGCAATTTCTGGATTTGAAGATGTTAAACCAATGGTTTTTGCTGGAATTTACCCTGTTGATACCGAAGATTATGAAGATTTGCGTGCATCTATGGAAAAATTACAGTTAAATGATGCTTCGTTGGTTTTTCAGGCCGAAAGTTCAGCTGCTTTAGGCTTTGGTTTCCGTTGTGGATTCTTAGGAATGTTGCACATGGAAATTATTCAAGAACGTTTAGAGCGTGAATTTAATATGACGGTTATTACAACCGTACCCAACGTATCGTACTTTGCATATACTAAAAAAGATCCAGATACTGCTTTAATTGTAAACAACCCATCTGATTTACCAGAACCATCGAAATTAGATCGTGTAGAAGAACCTTTTATTAAAGCTACCATTATAACAAAATCTGATTTTGTAGGACAAGTAATGAGCTTGTGTATTGAAAAACGCGGACAAATTACCAACCAAACGTATTTAACCGAAAGTAGAGTAGAATTGAACTTTGATATGCCTTTGGCAGAAATTGTATTTGATTTTTACGACAGATTAAAAACGGTTTCAAAAGGATATGCATCGTTTGATTACCACCCAATTGGTATGCGCCAGTCTAAATTAGTACGTTTAGATGTGTTGTTAAATGCACAAAATGTAGATGCACTTTCGGCTTTAATTCACGAAGATAATGCGTATCACATTGGTAAAAAAATGTGCGAAAAGTTACGCGAATTAATTCCTCGTCAACAATTCGATATTCCTATTCAGGCAGCAATTGGTGCTAAAATTATTGCGCGTGAAACTATTAAAGCCTTACGTAAAGACGTAACCGCTAAATGTTACGGTGGTGATATTTCGCGTAAACGTAAATTGTTAGAAAAACAAAAGGCAGGTAAAAAACGCATGCGCCAAGTTGGTAATGTAGAAATACCGCAATCGGCATTTATGGCAGTTTTAAAATTAAATGATTAA
- a CDS encoding TlpA family protein disulfide reductase has translation MNKLSKNQFILLNIIILIVMLVSGAFLSKLTQLFLTSVFLLLSSLFLFSKSPFSKKISLAIIFLPLLLLYASMYIYDLIEEDGFLGKPFFWSYLLVAVLVYVNNVYKISKTKIITFFIPFCLLLTAYVYYSRTENEKAKIETSQLKSVTFLDEKGIEVPINAFQGKLTLFEFWTTSCSQCPESIANFQNLANIYKSNKNIDFRVVNINLGKRHNNERFTKIESTIYLNKLYTDKQIYRQLNFNVAPTLLIINAKNEVVYFGYPNFTKFTQNYLPNIVEKELAKM, from the coding sequence ATGAATAAACTATCAAAAAATCAATTTATATTATTAAACATAATTATATTAATTGTGATGCTTGTTTCAGGGGCTTTTTTGTCTAAACTTACGCAATTATTTTTAACAAGTGTATTTTTATTGTTATCATCGTTGTTTTTATTTAGCAAATCGCCTTTTTCTAAAAAAATAAGTTTAGCAATCATTTTTCTACCCTTATTATTGCTATATGCCAGTATGTATATTTATGATTTAATTGAGGAAGACGGTTTTTTGGGAAAACCATTTTTCTGGAGTTATTTATTGGTTGCGGTTTTGGTGTATGTAAATAATGTTTATAAAATTTCTAAAACCAAAATAATTACCTTTTTTATACCTTTTTGCCTACTTTTAACTGCTTATGTATATTATTCAAGAACAGAAAACGAAAAAGCAAAAATTGAAACTTCGCAATTAAAAAGTGTTACATTTTTAGATGAGAAAGGAATAGAAGTTCCAATAAATGCTTTTCAAGGCAAATTAACGTTATTTGAATTTTGGACTACATCTTGCAGCCAATGCCCCGAAAGTATTGCTAATTTTCAGAATTTAGCCAACATATATAAATCAAACAAAAATATTGATTTTAGGGTTGTAAATATCAACTTAGGTAAACGCCATAATAATGAAAGGTTTACCAAAATTGAATCAACAATATATTTGAATAAATTATATACTGATAAACAAATTTATAGGCAACTAAATTTTAATGTGGCGCCTACATTATTAATTATAAATGCTAAAAACGAAGTAGTATATTTTGGCTATCCAAATTTCACTAAGTTCACACAAAATTATTTACCTAATATTGTAGAGAAAGAGTTAGCTAAAATGTAA
- a CDS encoding TonB-dependent siderophore receptor, with amino-acid sequence MKKLLLLLPAVAATIDTNAQVTDSIKSSNLDELVIEAYFQKNVNSSNKMPLKDIENPQVYNVISKNILKEQVVTTFSDALKNATGVTRLWESTGRGSDGAEFYTMRGFSTQPRLLNGMPSFTNGSLDPANIESVEVIKGPSGTMYGGNVVSYGGLINITAKKPFQTFGGEMGYTNGSYGLNRVTADINTPLNKQTFLRINTAYNYRNSFQDAGFNKSLYFAPSLKFIANDKLTFFVNTEIKSSEAANAPMIFLSRYSPLSFQSIDLFEKNYKNSFTSNDLTIKNPAFNLQAYAEYQLAKNWTSTTIVTKSNAKTNGYYQYLWDSANGNEFTRFITKGEAETNVTGIQQNFVGTYAIGSVKNKLVAGLDYFQRKFSVGGTGWAAFGTVSLIDQNDTMAGKLTTPHVDAALLGTSAALQSAETKIYSAYFSNVMEFLPNLSAMISLRADHFTGQPTAYSTEDLKPKTTFSPKLGIVYQPIQDKLSVFANYMNGFKYLDATAIDITDTNGNVTGRELRYFDPEQANQWEIGTKASLIKDRLSVTASYYDITVKNKLMGSGVDTTQAGEVQSKGFEMSVLGSPINGLNIVAGYSHNNNKVTKDDPTAGYLGLRTEEAGPENVFNFWANYTVQNGALKNFGLGLGANSASELLTLNRANIGTFALPGYTVFNMALSYNAEKYSAVLKVDNVTNEKYFTGWSTVSPQFARSISLGLNYKF; translated from the coding sequence ATGAAAAAGTTACTACTATTATTACCAGCTGTTGCAGCAACTATAGATACAAATGCACAAGTTACCGATTCTATAAAATCAAGTAATTTAGATGAATTAGTTATTGAAGCTTACTTTCAAAAAAACGTAAATTCATCAAACAAAATGCCTTTGAAAGACATTGAAAACCCGCAAGTTTACAATGTAATTAGTAAAAACATTTTAAAAGAACAAGTAGTTACTACTTTTAGCGATGCTTTAAAAAATGCTACTGGAGTTACACGTTTATGGGAATCAACAGGGCGTGGTAGCGATGGAGCTGAATTTTATACCATGCGTGGTTTTTCTACACAACCGCGTTTGTTAAACGGTATGCCTAGCTTTACAAACGGTAGTTTAGATCCTGCAAATATTGAAAGTGTTGAGGTTATTAAAGGACCATCGGGTACTATGTACGGCGGAAACGTTGTTTCGTACGGTGGTTTAATTAATATAACAGCAAAAAAACCTTTTCAAACTTTTGGGGGCGAAATGGGGTACACAAACGGTTCGTATGGTTTAAACCGAGTAACAGCCGATATTAATACGCCTTTAAACAAGCAAACTTTTTTACGTATAAATACTGCTTATAATTACCGCAATTCTTTTCAAGATGCTGGTTTTAATAAATCGCTTTATTTTGCACCTTCATTAAAATTTATTGCAAACGATAAATTAACCTTTTTTGTAAACACCGAAATTAAAAGTTCAGAAGCGGCTAATGCACCTATGATCTTTTTAAGTAGATACAGTCCGTTATCGTTTCAATCAATTGATTTATTTGAGAAAAATTATAAAAATTCGTTTACAAGCAACGATTTAACTATAAAAAATCCAGCTTTTAATTTACAAGCTTATGCAGAGTATCAGTTAGCAAAAAACTGGACATCAACAACCATTGTAACTAAAAGTAATGCTAAAACAAATGGTTACTACCAATATTTGTGGGATTCTGCAAATGGAAATGAGTTTACTCGTTTTATAACAAAAGGCGAAGCTGAAACTAACGTAACAGGTATTCAACAAAATTTTGTAGGAACTTATGCAATAGGTTCGGTTAAAAATAAATTAGTTGCTGGTTTAGATTATTTTCAACGTAAATTTTCAGTAGGTGGTACTGGTTGGGCAGCTTTTGGAACGGTTTCTTTAATCGACCAAAACGATACAATGGCAGGTAAATTAACTACACCACATGTTGATGCCGCTTTATTAGGAACTTCGGCAGCGTTGCAATCTGCTGAAACTAAAATTTACAGTGCGTATTTTTCAAATGTAATGGAGTTTTTACCTAATCTATCAGCAATGATTAGTTTACGTGCCGATCACTTTACCGGTCAGCCAACTGCTTATTCAACAGAAGATCTTAAACCCAAAACAACATTTTCGCCAAAATTAGGTATCGTTTATCAACCAATTCAAGATAAATTGTCGGTTTTTGCTAACTACATGAACGGTTTTAAATATTTAGATGCTACTGCAATTGATATAACAGATACCAATGGAAATGTAACCGGTCGTGAATTGCGTTATTTTGATCCAGAGCAAGCAAATCAGTGGGAAATTGGTACAAAAGCAAGTTTAATTAAAGATCGTTTGTCAGTAACTGCAAGTTATTACGATATTACCGTTAAAAATAAATTAATGGGCAGTGGGGTAGATACTACTCAAGCGGGTGAAGTGCAAAGTAAAGGTTTTGAAATGAGTGTTTTAGGCAGCCCAATAAACGGTTTAAATATTGTTGCTGGTTATAGCCATAACAATAATAAAGTTACTAAAGACGATCCAACGGCTGGTTATTTAGGTTTAAGAACTGAAGAAGCAGGACCAGAAAATGTATTTAACTTTTGGGCAAATTATACCGTTCAAAATGGTGCATTAAAGAATTTTGGTCTAGGATTAGGTGCTAATTCTGCTAGCGAATTATTAACACTTAACCGAGCAAATATTGGTACGTTTGCTTTGCCAGGTTATACGGTTTTTAACATGGCATTATCATACAATGCAGAAAAATACAGCGCTGTTTTAAAAGTAGATAACGTAACTAACGAAAAGTATTTCACGGGTTGGTCAACAGTTAGTCCACAATTTGCACGTTCTATTTCGTTAGGCTTAAACTATAAATTTTAA
- a CDS encoding PepSY-associated TM helix domain-containing protein, whose translation MAKNNQKNTGFKLKKTIGKLHLWFGLLIGSIVFFISITGALYVFKDEIESIQRKEYMHHNEPNFQQKTKLPLRQLENLVQQQVQEKYPIHWVNIPIDRSLSYQFYYFEHNTSAWNYFDEYPVYKFAYVNPYNGKVLQVYDEKYSFFNIVKNLHWGFLLNSEWGKWATGIPVLIFVFMLISGIILWWPKNKAARKQRFWFQWKNITKWKRKNYDLHNIIGFYTSFFALIFSITGLFYAFFFIQAMIYVVFSGGKTQYPDFSHIKTTAPLALRNDTTLDKMAAKVEQLYPNAYMFALDLGHEHLDDHEHPNFEVYVRHLPNTYYKNSNLIFDENSGELLHARNPEDKDFGEKMVNANYDIHVGAIGGLPTKILAFIVSLLCASLPVTGFMIWYGRNKKKKNSKI comes from the coding sequence ATGGCAAAAAATAACCAAAAAAACACAGGTTTTAAATTAAAAAAAACAATTGGCAAGCTGCACCTTTGGTTCGGCTTGCTTATTGGTTCTATTGTATTTTTTATATCAATAACCGGAGCTTTGTATGTTTTTAAAGATGAAATTGAAAGCATTCAACGCAAGGAATACATGCATCATAACGAACCTAATTTTCAGCAAAAAACAAAGCTGCCTTTAAGACAGTTAGAAAATTTAGTTCAACAACAAGTACAAGAAAAATACCCTATACATTGGGTTAATATACCAATTGATCGATCGCTTTCGTACCAATTTTATTATTTTGAACACAACACAAGTGCTTGGAATTATTTTGATGAATACCCTGTTTATAAATTTGCTTATGTAAACCCATACAATGGTAAAGTTTTACAGGTTTACGATGAAAAATATAGCTTTTTTAATATTGTAAAAAATTTGCATTGGGGTTTTCTTTTAAATTCTGAATGGGGTAAATGGGCAACAGGTATTCCCGTACTCATTTTTGTGTTTATGCTTATTTCGGGCATTATTTTATGGTGGCCAAAAAATAAAGCAGCACGTAAACAACGCTTTTGGTTTCAGTGGAAAAACATTACAAAATGGAAACGTAAAAATTACGATTTACACAATATTATTGGGTTTTATACATCGTTTTTTGCATTAATTTTCTCTATTACAGGATTGTTTTATGCCTTCTTTTTTATACAAGCAATGATTTACGTTGTTTTTTCGGGTGGAAAAACACAATACCCCGATTTTTCACATATTAAAACCACAGCGCCTCTTGCATTAAGAAACGATACTACTTTAGATAAAATGGCAGCAAAAGTAGAACAATTGTATCCCAACGCTTATATGTTTGCTTTAGATTTGGGTCATGAACATTTAGACGATCATGAACATCCAAATTTTGAAGTATATGTGCGCCATTTACCAAATACTTATTACAAAAACAGCAACTTAATTTTTGATGAAAATTCGGGTGAATTGCTTCATGCGCGCAACCCAGAAGATAAAGATTTTGGAGAAAAAATGGTAAATGCCAATTACGATATTCACGTAGGTGCAATTGGTGGTTTACCAACAAAAATATTAGCTTTTATTGTTAGTTTGTTGTGTGCAAGCTTACCAGTTACTGGTTTTATGATTTGGTACGGACGCAATAAAAAGAAAAAAAATAGTAAGATTTAA
- a CDS encoding outer membrane beta-barrel protein — protein MKKIYFYVTILCIFCTTSIFAQNIQLKGKVVNEKNEPVSDLTMYLSKEKDSTLIQYAATDASGDFALDLKTVSEPTFLTFSQLGFKNKVEKFQQLMASKDLGTIQMTLDSDLLSEIVIVTDAPIRVKTDTIEFNASSFKVRPDANVEALLKELPGVEIDANKKITVNGKEVSQILVNGKPFFNADGTIALQNLPADLIKKIQVTDHKTKSEEFSGRKAKSENASINFTIDEDKNKGLMAKLSAGIGSVIYNANRYESSGLINYFKGNRKISVLASANNINSEGFSMDEIFDNMGGGRSQFLSFGGRSGGAMGFGNSTGITRTNMIGFNYSDQFFEDLETNASYYFKDTQNKNSNRSRVINLLPDGDFITESASTRLNNNTNHNANLRLEYKINPTTNVFVNPTITANTNELSSVSNSKSVENSGELLNESTEKSFSKTDNFTFENSIEFNKKLNDKGKNLSLELTNNNSKTNGLGTTNSATLFYQNTPTNDIRNQQELSNSTQDQYSLRAAYTQPISSKMFVDLAYTIDLNNETDRLNTYNFNEVSNNFTDFNALLSNQTQTKTVTNKPAVGLKYESDMFNWYFDSGLSIANFNANALYMNTNYNVSRDFVAPYIRGNFRYKLDKSKNFSVGYNYNVSNPSATQILPYERLNDPLQTYIGNQNLDQEQYHRVNVAFRNYNFQMRSGWSVYLSGSFYNSQIVSSTLFNENRKRTTTYTNVSGALNTSLFFHWNKSYKFNEHTIRYGTGSRVSLDKQKGYANGVLYDANSVTISPNVYASWDYGEILSISPSYNLSYNQTNYENYQLAETSYVRHNLMLQTTTYWPENFTFGNDFSYTYNSNIAPGFKKDFLLWNTAVSYTFLNKALTAKVKVYDLLNRNIGTSRVINPTTIVDQENTVLQRYVMFSLTWKFNQFGNSTKKTNRMNRMMMPGRVREL, from the coding sequence ATGAAGAAAATATATTTTTATGTAACCATTTTGTGTATATTTTGTACAACAAGCATTTTTGCACAAAATATTCAGTTAAAAGGAAAGGTAGTTAACGAAAAAAACGAACCTGTTTCCGATTTAACCATGTATCTTTCTAAAGAAAAAGATTCAACCTTAATTCAATACGCTGCAACCGATGCTTCGGGCGATTTTGCTTTAGATTTAAAAACGGTTAGCGAACCTACTTTTTTAACTTTTTCGCAATTAGGGTTTAAAAATAAAGTTGAAAAATTTCAGCAGTTAATGGCTTCTAAAGATTTAGGAACTATTCAAATGACACTTGATAGTGATTTGCTTTCGGAAATTGTAATTGTTACCGATGCACCAATTCGCGTAAAAACGGATACCATTGAATTTAATGCATCTTCGTTTAAAGTGCGCCCTGATGCTAATGTGGAAGCTTTGTTGAAAGAACTTCCTGGAGTAGAAATTGACGCCAATAAAAAAATTACCGTAAATGGTAAAGAAGTAAGTCAGATTTTAGTAAACGGAAAGCCTTTTTTTAATGCCGATGGTACAATTGCATTACAAAACTTACCTGCCGATTTAATTAAGAAAATTCAAGTTACCGACCATAAAACTAAAAGCGAAGAATTTTCGGGAAGAAAAGCGAAAAGCGAAAACGCCAGTATCAATTTTACTATTGATGAAGACAAAAACAAAGGTTTAATGGCAAAATTAAGCGCTGGTATTGGTAGTGTTATTTACAATGCAAACAGATATGAATCTAGCGGATTGATTAATTATTTTAAAGGCAATCGAAAAATTTCGGTTTTAGCTTCGGCAAATAACATAAATTCTGAAGGTTTTTCAATGGATGAAATATTTGATAACATGGGTGGAGGTCGCAGTCAATTCTTAAGTTTTGGAGGCCGTTCAGGTGGTGCAATGGGCTTTGGAAACAGTACCGGAATTACCCGTACTAATATGATAGGTTTTAATTATTCAGATCAATTTTTTGAAGATTTAGAAACCAATGCAAGCTACTATTTTAAAGATACCCAAAATAAAAACAGCAATCGTTCTAGGGTAATTAATCTTTTGCCCGATGGTGATTTTATTACCGAATCGGCATCAACGCGCTTGAATAATAACACAAATCACAATGCTAATTTGCGTTTAGAATATAAAATTAACCCAACAACAAATGTTTTTGTAAATCCTACAATTACTGCAAACACAAATGAATTAAGTTCGGTAAGTAACTCAAAATCGGTAGAAAATTCGGGCGAGTTGTTAAATGAAAGTACAGAAAAATCGTTCTCTAAAACAGATAATTTTACGTTTGAAAACAGTATCGAATTCAACAAAAAATTGAATGATAAAGGTAAAAACCTAAGTTTAGAACTAACAAATAATAACTCAAAAACAAATGGTTTAGGAACAACTAATTCAGCAACGTTATTTTACCAAAATACACCAACAAACGATATTCGTAATCAGCAAGAACTTTCAAACAGCACGCAAGATCAATACAGCTTGAGAGCGGCTTATACGCAACCAATTTCATCAAAAATGTTTGTTGATCTTGCCTATACAATAGATTTAAACAATGAAACCGATCGTTTAAATACTTATAACTTTAATGAAGTTAGCAATAATTTCACCGACTTTAACGCTTTATTATCAAACCAAACGCAAACTAAAACGGTAACAAATAAACCTGCAGTTGGCTTAAAATACGAATCGGATATGTTTAATTGGTATTTTGATTCGGGCTTAAGTATTGCTAATTTTAACGCAAATGCATTGTATATGAATACAAATTACAATGTATCACGTGATTTTGTTGCTCCTTATATTCGTGGAAATTTTAGATATAAGTTAGATAAAAGCAAAAATTTTAGTGTTGGTTACAATTACAATGTAAGTAATCCATCGGCAACTCAAATTTTACCTTATGAACGTTTAAACGATCCTTTACAAACCTATATTGGGAACCAAAATTTAGATCAAGAACAATATCACCGTGTAAATGTAGCTTTTAGAAATTACAATTTTCAAATGCGATCAGGGTGGAGTGTATATTTAAGTGGAAGTTTTTACAATTCACAAATTGTTTCATCAACCTTGTTTAACGAAAATCGTAAACGTACCACAACGTATACAAATGTTTCGGGTGCGCTCAACACTTCTTTGTTTTTTCATTGGAACAAGTCGTATAAATTTAATGAGCACACTATTCGTTACGGTACCGGAAGTAGAGTTTCACTAGACAAGCAAAAAGGATATGCAAATGGTGTTTTATACGATGCTAATAGTGTAACAATTTCGCCAAACGTTTATGCTTCTTGGGATTATGGCGAAATTTTAAGTATTTCACCATCGTATAATTTATCGTACAATCAAACCAATTATGAAAATTATCAATTAGCCGAAACCAGTTATGTGCGTCATAATTTAATGTTGCAAACAACCACCTATTGGCCAGAGAATTTTACATTTGGTAACGATTTTAGTTATACGTACAATTCTAACATAGCGCCAGGTTTTAAAAAAGACTTTTTATTGTGGAATACAGCCGTTTCATATACCTTTTTAAACAAAGCCTTAACTGCTAAAGTTAAAGTGTACGATTTGTTGAATAGAAATATTGGAACATCACGTGTAATTAATCCAACTACAATTGTAGATCAAGAAAACACCGTTTTACAGCGTTATGTAATGTTTTCGCTAACTTGGAAATTTAACCAATTTGGAAATTCTACAAAAAAAACAAACAGAATGAATCGTATGATGATGCCAGGAAGAGTAAGAGAATTATAG